A single window of Maylandia zebra isolate NMK-2024a linkage group LG2, Mzebra_GT3a, whole genome shotgun sequence DNA harbors:
- the LOC101478771 gene encoding uncharacterized protein LOC101478771 isoform X3 translates to MQTVRRDDKSEKKKDGGKGAPAASQTSQSNSKWKQKKVKKNLEKGKVVCIKFPSQSVDEKYLRKLAEPFGKIIKVIMFPSLGFVEMGSVDQAKDLVKFHSNYPPTVNGEQLVFSVSSAFNFLQSSRVVSFTPAPSGEDGKSDLINIIKRFGPPLYTLFLPSMVFIEMKNAPDAQKLVDYYLSNTLRINSDLICVSFSGEYKTLMRVSKAKRYEEENESTKKSTTKRTRSSSRDRTTENKKRRSRSRDKASKEERTRTRSRSRDKSKEKSSRDAKTRSRSQDKLDRKRKSRTRSRSRDKSTSEKRTRTRSKSGSREKTKEKSNKESKKGSQAKKPDESREKSNRDQKTRSASRDKSSRETKAKSTTQEKSSKERKSRSKSRSVEKSSRDKKSRSRERSSNKSSRRDGEKTAEPEKPDAESTSKGQPSPLEDSKPEVSNTEEVEGEAALPGEESDIEGMEVIAEDGENLADDDEEALQEEEKKESPKERAPEKDEVKEVIGGEPGNEEKPASEKEIKKEEKEEVEESKEATETPLQEDLEDFPVDLENCITLDELEEDDSDDQGGESADEPKSTSKSSRVFYFGHLPPNYALFDFFQLLRNFGKVVRYYLIGNRREGFIEMSSSSAALKAVEELVSKPAIHNCPKLKARISTKYYRLDNGWVVHSDGSNDKDSRGRKREKRSKSKTSDQDETDRRSKGRKESPKKTSEKSGKKTPEKDSGSKKPPEKDSSGKKTPKKESTSKTSPEKDAKNILETKSTGKKTPAKDLPSKKTSGKDSTTKKTQAKKSASRKTLETKSTFRETSAEESKKSPKRESLDKEPPEKVLKNGPEKESAGRKTPEKGSSCAEIPDSETLEPKGAPDNNSVPQTTVKKELKKENTQQNEEPAADKAPSEKDYIKKETPRTFKQEEEETPIDVCMEAGPNVKDAESPDPPVSSTEPSKPPPEQDAKPQFEPAEGAAEPQKPTKPVGTEFVRPVVGYFCNLCQQIFAEEDEAKQQHCSSLSHYSKYQEKTGRDPWTS, encoded by the exons ATGCAGACGGTCCGAAG ggACGATAAATCTGAGAAGAAGAAAGATGGAGGAAAAGGCGCCCCGGCAGCTAGTCAAA CATCGCAGTCGAATAGCAAGTGGAAGCAGAAGAAGGTAAAGAAG AATTTGGAGAAAGGGAAGGTAGTGTGCATCAAGTTTCCGTCTCAGTCTGTCGATGAGAAATACCTCAGGAAGCTTGCAGAACCGTTCGGGAAGATCATCAAGGTCATCATGTTTCCGTCTCTG GGCTTCGTGGAGATGGGCTCGGTTGATCAGGCCAAAGACTTGGTGAAGTTTCACAGCAATTATCCTCCAACTGTGAACGGAGAGCAGCTCGTGTTCAGCGTCTCCAGCGCCTTCAACTTTCTCCAG AGCTCCCGGGTGGTGAGTTTCACGCCCGCTCCATCGGGAGAAGACGGAAAATCCGACCTGATCAATATCATCAAACGCTTCGGCCCGCCGCTCTACACCCTGTTCCTGCCATCAATG GTGTTCATTGAGATGAAGAACGCCCCTGATGCTCAGAAGCTGGTGGATTATTATCTGTCCAACACTCTGAGGATCAACAGTGACTTGATTTGTGTCTCCTTCTCTGGAGAGTACAAGACTCTCAT GCGGGTTTCAAAAGCCAAGAGGTACGAAGAAGAAAACGAAAGTACAAAGAAGAGTACCACCAAGAGGACAAGGAGCTCAAGCCGAGACAGAAcgacagaaaataagaaaagaagGTCCAGATCCAGAGACAAGGCCAGCAAAGAGGAACGGACCAGAACAAGGTCCAGGTCCAGGGATAAATCTAAAGAAAAATCCAGCAGAGATGCCAAAACTAGATCTAGGTCCCAAGACAAGTTGGATAGAAAAAGGAAGAGCAGAACCCGGTCCAGGTCCAGAGATAAGTCCACTAGTGAGAAGCGGACCAGGACCAGGTCTAAGTCAGGGtccagagaaaaaacaaaagaaaaatccaacaagGAAAGCAAGAAAGGGTCCCAAGCGAAGAAGCCAGACGAATCGAGAGAAAAATCCAACAGAGACCAGAAGACCAGGTCCGCATCCAGAGACAAGTCCAGCAGAGAGACAAAAGCCAAGTCTACAACCCAAGAAAAgtcaagcaaagaaagaaaaagcaggagCAAATCTAGATCCGTGGAAAAATCCAGCAGAGATAAGAAATCCAGGTCTAGAGAGAGATCCAGCAACAAGTCCTCCAGACGGGACGGAGAAAAGACGGCAGAACCAGAGAAACCAG ATGCAGAGTCCACATCCAAAGGACAACCGTCTCCTCTCGAAGACTCCAAACCTGAAGTTTCAAACACAGAAGAAGTGGAGGGGGAGGCAGC GTTGCCTGGAGAGGAGAGCGACATCGAGGGGATGGAGGTGATTGCTGAGGATGGAGAGAATCTGGCAGATGACGATGAGGAGGCTCTgcaagaggaagagaaaaaagagagtcCTAAAGAGAGAGCACCTGAAAAAG ATGAAGTAAAGGAGGTGATAGGTGGAGAGCCTGGCAATGAGGAGAAACCTGCGTCGGAGAAGGAGATAAagaaggaagagaaggaggaagtaGAGGAGTCaaaggaagcaacagagactcCTCTACAGGAGGATTTG GAGGACTTCCCTGTAGACCTGGAAAACTGCATCACTCTGGATGAACTGGAAGAAGATGACTCTGACGACCAAG GTGGAGAATCAGCAGATGAGCCCAAG TCAACATCGAAATCCAGCAGGGTTTTTTACTTCGGCCACCTGCCACCTAATTACGCCCTCTTTGACTTCTTCCAACTGCTGCGAAATTTTGGGAAGGTGGTGCGCTATTACCTGATTGGCAATCGACGAGAG GGTTTCATTGAGATGTCGAGTTCTTCAGCGGCCCTGAAAGCTGTTGAAGAGCTCGTCAGCAAACCAGCCATCCACAACTGCCCCAAACTCAAAGCCCGCATCTCCACCAAATACTACAGACTTGACAACGG ATGGGTTGTTCACTCGGACGGCAGCAATGACAAGGACAGTCGAGGCAGGAAGCGCGAGAAACGAAGCAAATCCAAGACCTCAGACCAGGACGAGACCGACAGGAGGTCTAAAGGGAGGAAGGAGTCCCCGAAGAAGACATCAGAGAAATCAGGCAAAAAGACTCCAGAAAAAGATTCTGGGTCAAAAAAGCCTCCAGAGAAAGACTCATCAGGGAAAAAGACCCCAAAGAAAGAGTCCACATCCAAAACGTCTCCAGAAAAGGATGCCAAAAACATCTTGGAAACGAAATCCACTGGGAAAAAGACTCCAGCGAAAGATTTGCCATCTAAAAAAACTTCAGGTAAGGATTCTACAACAAAAAAGACTCAAGCGAAAAAGTCCGCATCCAGAAAGACTCTGGAAACCAAGTCTACATTCAGAGAAACTTCAGCAGAAGAGTCCAAAAAGTCTCCAAAGAGGGAATCGTTGGACAAAGAGCCTCCAGAAAAGGTCCTTAAAAACGGCCCGGAGAAGGAATCCGCAGGGAGAAAGACTCCTGAGAAAGGGTCATCGTGTGCAGAGATTCCAGACAGCGAGACGCTGGAACCAAAAGGAGCTCCTGACAATAATTCAGTGCCTCAGACAACTGTGAAGAAagaactaaagaaagaaaatactcAACAAAATGAGGAACCAGCAGCTGATAAAGCGCCATCTGAAAAAGATTATATCAAAAAGGAAACACCACGCACATtcaagcaggaggaggaggaaacacCAATAGACGTTTGTATGGAAGCAGGACCAAATGTGAAAGATGCAGAGAGTCCAGATCCACCAGTCTCCTCTACAGAGCCCTCAAAACCACCACCTGAACAG GACGCGAAGCCCCAGTTTGAACCTGCAGAGGGCGCTGCTGAACCTCAGAAACCCACCAAACCTGTTG ggACGGAGTTCGTGCGACCGGTCGTCGGTTATTTCTGTAACCTGTGTCAGCAGATCTTCGCTGAAGAGGATGAagccaaacagcagcactgcagCAGCCTGTCGCATTACAGCAAATACCAG gAGAAGACTGGGAGGGATCCGTGGACGAGCTGA